In the Engystomops pustulosus chromosome 2, aEngPut4.maternal, whole genome shotgun sequence genome, one interval contains:
- the GPR143 gene encoding G-protein coupled receptor 143 has product MASPRLETFCCPNRDPATQLVLDYQPTVFGSLCIGSGLVSLILTIIQLLPKTNQGYRKHGRSTLPKPSSSRILLLVVVCDLLGCLGVILRSTIWISSPSLISNMSLENTTDVWPTAFCVGSAMWIQLFYSASFWWLFCYAVDAYLVIKRSAGISTIVLYHMMTWGLAILLCVEGVAMLYYPSVSNCEEGLEHAVPHYITTYAPLLLVMIANPILFRRTVLAVATLLKGRQGIYTENERRLGTEIQIRFFKIMLVFMICWLSNIINESLLFYLEMQPNINEDHLKNVRNAALITWFIMGILNPMQGFLFTLAFYGWTGWSIRLRSQQKEIPWEPVSSSSAVESARNGMIGSFLNYPGYIQDPNKSEMGNSNQTDEALSMLSEGSEASTIEIHISNEVPDFHDIEADDESVENYDIKKVVK; this is encoded by the exons ATGGCTTCCCCCCGGCTGGAAACCTTCTGCTGTCCCAACAGGGATCCTGCCACTCAGCTAGTATTAGATTATCAACCTACAGTGTTCGGCTCTCTCTGCATTGGGAGTGGGCTGGTTAGTTTGATTCTAACTATTATACAACTGCTACCAAAGACAAATCAAGGTTACAGAAAACATGGCAGATCCACGTTGCCCAAGCCATCTTCATCAAGGATCCTTCTTCTAGTTGTTGTCTGTGACCTTCTTGGATGCTTAG GTGTGATACTCCGATCAACAATATGGATTTCTTCACCATCTCTTATAAGCAATATGTCATTGGAGAACACCACAGATGTTTGGCCCACTGCGTTTTGTGTTGGAAGTGCA ATGTGGATACAACTGTTCTACAGTGCAAGCTTCTGGTGGCTGTTCTGCTATGCAGTGGATGCTTACCTTGTGATCAAAAGATCAGCTGGAATAAG CACGATTGTTCTGTACCACATGATGACCTGGGGCTTGGCAATACTACTATGTGTAGAAGGTGTTGCAATGCTCTACTACCCTTCAGTATCAAA TTGTGAGGAAGGTCTAGAACATGCAGTTCCCCATTATATCACTACTTATGCACCTCTTCTGCTGGTAATGATAGCCAATCCTATCCTGTTTAGAAGAACTGTTTTAGCAG TTGCCACATTATTGAAAGGAAGACAAGGAATATACACAGAGAATGAGAGACGCCTTGGAACTGAAATTCAGATACGCTTCTTCAAGATTATGTTGGTGTTCATGATATG tTGGTTGTCCAATATTATCAATGAAAGCCTTTTGTTCTATCTGGAAATGCAGCCAAACATAAATGAAGATCATCTGAAAAATGTCAGGAATGCAGCACTTATCACATGGTTCATCATG ggCATACTGAATCCAATGCAGGGATTCCTGTTTACACTGGCATTTTATGGATGGACAGGTTGGAGCATAAGACTCAGATCTCAGCAAAAAGAAATCCCATGGGAACCTGTGTCCAGCTCCTCGGCCGTAGAGTCAGCACGCAATGGAATGATTGGTTCCTTTCTGAACTATCCTGGCTACATCCAAGACCCAAACAAGTCTGAAATGGGAAATAGCAACCAAACTGATGAAGCTCTAAGCATGCTTTCTGAAG GTTCTGAAGCTAGTACAATTGAAATCCACATATCCAATGAAGTGCCAGATTTTCATGACATAGAGGCTGACGATGAATCAGTGGAAAACTATGACATCAAAAAGGTGGTAAAATGA